Part of the Musa acuminata AAA Group cultivar baxijiao unplaced genomic scaffold, Cavendish_Baxijiao_AAA HiC_scaffold_1138, whole genome shotgun sequence genome, CATACCTTGCTTGGCAATAGGAAACTGAAATCTTGGCCCTTCCATCGAATTATACTGAAAGGTTTTAAACTAATAAACTTAGTCTGAGAATAGTTCAGAAAACATCTTCTCATTGTATCGAGGCAAGAGTCCATATGATCCAAGTTATTTTCCTCTTCCAACTATTTGTTTATGTTGCTACGTCACATCTCACAGGGTTATATTTCTTATCCAATCACGTATGATAAGTTTGCTGTtcactatttgtatgttgtttggAAGTTGAATTTTGGTGTATGAAACCTTTGGATATGGAAAACTAGGACCATGTCCAAAATTTGGTGGAATTGCTTGATTCTTGGGGATCTTTTCTCAGTTACACTTTTAGTTGCTGGGAACCAGTCAGTTGCTTATGTCTACCATTGATGGGTATTTTCATCGATTTTTAGTTTTAAGGGACTCACACAGGTATTTGAATAAAATCGGCAGTAGAGAGTAAAATCCATAGACTATGGTTTTGTCTTCCTGGCAGTCAACAATGACATTAATGTTTAATCGAGGTCATGACCCTGATAGACCCACACAAGTCAAAACATATTAATGTTAGTCAAGGTCACTgttattttcttttactttttatttatgtCGCTGTTGATAATGTGTTTCAATATATACAAAAAGGTCAATGTTGGccagttaaaaaataatatatataaaaaaagtttGTGTTGCCGACATAAGAATGTTAAGATGAATGTGTAGAATTActagaaagaataaaaatatatatatttttattcatgaataattaggtaTTGTTTCATTAGAggataagataagaaaaaattatttaagatggtaTGGGCATATGCTTAAGAGACCTCTAGATGAAATAATCAGAAAATATGAAATGATCAATATTAATGGTACGAAGAAGAAgacctaaaaatattttaataaaaagttaaaataaaattttaaatattctaaACATAGCTagacatatgactttttacagatTTCAATGGCGGCAAAAGATTCATGAAATCGATCTCAAATAATTGAAGCTTACAGCTttgttgttttttgtttttgttgttggtAATTTGTTTCAATTACTGCTGCTGTTGTTATATGGACTCAAAAGCGATCTCAAACTCCTTGCCCACACACACTCATCAGTGCTTGCTATAGTAATTGTTAATATCTTAAACATGCAATTTCTAGAACAAAATTGAAATTAAGCGAATATTACTTGGATATGCTCCAGGTCAGATCTTACGGCACATGTTCATTGACATGCTCAACCTGCTGCTCTTTGGAGTATAAATAACATGGAGGTAATTATATCACCTAATTCAGCTCTTTAACATTCAGAAAATTGTTTCTGTGAATAATTTCTAACCTGCCTATCTGCAATAAAGCTGTAATTTTGTGCCTCACTTGATGCAATCTATTTAACTTGTTCTCATGTCATATGCAGCCAGTTTCCTTTTCTTCCCGCAGCCGCCATTTAGAATTCATAGACATCGCTGCTGAGTGTCGATCATCCTCTCCCAAATATGATGGCAACATCAGGTATCCTATACTTAAACCAGGCTTCTCTTTTGTGTGGATCGATACGACAGGTATCATTTCGCTTTGCTGAACACATGTTCTTGGTACATTCTCTGGGTAAACATTTCTTCCCATCTTTGCAAATGTAATGCCACTAGAACATGATAGGGTCTGCTGTAAGTTAAAAGGGACAATCTTCAAAGAAATAGAAGATTACATTGCATCACTAAATACAATAGGATGGAAGAGGCTTTGCAATTGCTCTGTTATTTTTGTTACTGTCTACAATGAGATATCCTAATGGTTAAACATGTATCCACAATGAATACGTCTAGGGTTCAGTTCTAATATTTGGTGTCATAGGACTCTGTTTCTCGCGGACCGACGGTCTCCATCTTCTCAACTTCCTCCTcgtcctttgtttttttttttttttctgccttcatcttttctttttcttcctttttttagcatagtttttcttctcttcctctttcggTTTGAGCACAGTTAATcataatgaaattatttttttcttattattttgaagtatttttctttGTGGAATTGATGAGGTGGAGATATTATACTCCCCAACAAACTTGATTCTTATGCAGCCCACACCAATAAAACATGTACCGAAATGTCAACCAcacataagagagagagagagattggagaACATCAATGACGAATCActgatgtgagagagagagagagagattggagaACATCAATGACAAATCACtgatgtaagagagagagagagagagattggagaTCATTAGTGACAAATCActgatgtgagagagagagagagagattggagaTCATCAATGACAAATCACTGATGTGATCTTTCAACCGTCACCAAAGCCAATTAGATTTCAATGACCACGTACGAATCCTACGCGCAGCTCACACGCGCtccaggaaggaaggaaggaagacacGGGCCCAAACTACAACAAAAGCAAACACTAAAAACGTCAGCATGagttacattattattattgagtatGGTATGGATATCGTGTTTACATTGTTGACTAACAGTACAAAAGCTATTTAATATGATTATGCCACGTCGATCGTCGTCATCTATTATGATATATGACTAACCACAAAAATTATTGTGTGTTTGTTTGTCTTTGATCGACGACAGGTAGAGGAATCTAAGTGGGCCGGCAGAGTTCATGTCATGGCCATCAGCACCTAATAAAGCCGGCCAAATTAGGGACATCCGACAAACCCTACGTTTCTTCGGCGCATCAAACCCTCTTTGAAGgtaataaatatgatatcataatCTCCAATCCTTAATctatgaaaaaataaataaataaaatatttatatatgtgagataaataaaattataggaAGATTAACTAAATGAATAGTTTTATATTTATTATCaaggattaaaaataataataaattatatatagtgTATATAATAAATTCTAGAAACTACTCTATTGTTTATATAGAATTTagaactctatatatatatatatatatatatatatatatatatatatatatatatatatatatatatatatatatatatattcattggtCATGAATATGTTTGTATACCAATTAAATCTTAGAATCATCTTAATTTCTAGTTGGAGATGAATTTTGGTACGACGATAAGGTTACTCTTTTACGATCGAAATTATGAAAAGGAGAATATACTAACATCCCCATTGTCGGATGCATGTCCTTATTTTAACCCACATTGTTGCTTGTAGCCTAATTAAGAACTCCAAGTTGGTTGAGTGGCATGAAGTGTATGTTTCATTGTGTTCTATacacttcatcttcttcttcttcttcttcttcttcttctttttctgtatTTAAATACTACTTTATTTGCATACTTTAATAGACTTGTATAGATAATTCCAATGATGATAGTGAAAAGAAGATTAAAGATGGCCTTTAGAAACACAAgtggggaagaaaaaaaaaatggggcATCTAATTCAAGAGTGCATATGAAGAATGCATCacccttttgtttttttcttcctcggataatattttatatttttatatattatattaatcatGGAAAATGGCATCTACTTGAAGAGTGCATCTCAAGACTACTACATCacctttttaattttaattattatccaTATTattgataactatgattgtctATTGTGCATATAATAATATGCTGAGacaaataatataatttatatatgaagtaatactttttttttgaaaaaaaaaattacatagattttttaattttatttagtctttttaaaatatttttttaattggaaGTAAAAGGCACAACCATATTTGTAACTAACTCCActaaacccctctctctctctctctctctctctcgacataTCTCTTTCCACAACTCTTCCTGTCCTTGACGCATTCTCTCTCTAGAGAGCTCtcttcctccccctcctcttctctctcttcctaCACCTCACCTGTCCTTTGACACATTCTCTCTCTTAGATAGATCTCTCtgcctcctcttctctctctttctattcATCTCTCTCTTCCTACACCTCTCCTCTTCCTTTCCTTGACACATTGATTCTCTATCTCTTACACTGtacctctcactctctctctctctctctcttcccttccTCTCCTTGACACACAGCTACTCTCTCTATCTCTGTTCCTTTGCGCTTTGTGCTCGGCACTGCCACAATGATTCCTTCCTCAGCTTCATCTTCCTCGGGTTCTCGGAAGAAGATGATGAAGCGTGGCCCAAAAGCCCAACCGGGGACCAAGTGGCGGACCGCGGCGCAGGAGCGGGTATACGGCCGACGCCTCCTCGAGGCTCTCCGTGCCACTGCCGAACTCGGGCCGCGCGCCGTCAAGGAGGCCGCGGACTCCGCCCTCGCGTTCACCGCCCGCGGCCGGTCCCGGTGGAGCCGCGCCATCCTCCTCAGCCCCCGCCGCAGGGCGCGCCTCCTCCTCAGGACCGGCAGCAAGATCCGCCGCGGCCGCAGGCGGGCGAGGGCCGCGGAAGCGGTGGAGAGGGTGAGGGGCCGGCTGCGGGTGCTTCGGCGACTGGTGCCTGGGTGCCGGACGCTGTCGGCTGGGAGCCTTCTGGAGGAAGCGGCCGACTACGTGGCGGCGCTGGAGATGCAAGTGAAGGCGATGAGGGCGCTCGCGGATGCGCTCTCCCCGGCGCCAGCGGCGGCGGAGCCTGGAAGCCGAGGAGGTGTTTGATGGGGTCTCCTTTCTTGTGTGATACGATGGAACGACAATAATTAACGTATAGGATTGATGTGAAGACGATTGGTGGGAATGTGGTGTAACGCTTGTAGAATCTCGATGGTCGTAGACGCCCCTTCCGGCAACGACACAAATCTTGATGCAACACCGGCTTTGATGATTTGCTATGCTGCGATCGAATCACGGGCTTAAACCGATTTGGTTATATTTGATAGCATAACAATTACGTTGATACTTAttatatttgatatatatatatatatatataatatttatctgATGAGATATCAAATTTATCTAATTAAAGCTTGAGGACTGAAATTTCATCCACTAAAGTTTAATGTATAAGATATCATATTCACTCATCTACAACAGTGatcttattattatatataaaattttatttatcgtCGTCATCAAAAGTCTAAAATTTGAGATAATAAATTTTTGAATATGTTTTATTAGTTTAAATTCTAAGAACATTGACGTTAGTTTGAACAGCGTGAAATAATTCTGATACCATAGATAAGAAAAAGGCAATCTATGTTGGCAATAGGAGGGAAGGAACCAAGAAACACACTTCTTATGACAAGAATCCACCAATCGTTCATGGTTTATAGGAGGACATCATATACATACATCTGCAGGGAAATC contains:
- the LOC103999600 gene encoding transcription factor bHLH147; the protein is MIPSSASSSSGSRKKMMKRGPKAQPGTKWRTAAQERVYGRRLLEALRATAELGPRAVKEAADSALAFTARGRSRWSRAILLSPRRRARLLLRTGSKIRRGRRRARAAEAVERVRGRLRVLRRLVPGCRTLSAGSLLEEAADYVAALEMQVKAMRALADALSPAPAAAEPGSRGGV